Proteins encoded in a region of the Uloborus diversus isolate 005 chromosome 1, Udiv.v.3.1, whole genome shotgun sequence genome:
- the LOC129223367 gene encoding alpha- and gamma-adaptin-binding protein p34-like, whose translation MNAENAPSDTESKEDSNGATVSCGKNLTTEENVRKVKVGNDELSLEENWLNNVVSGDDPDGESFEALFSKFASMKERAEGLTGDSRKKYAEEVAIAFWKAMGGDEDEIEGLDD comes from the exons ATGAATGCAGAAAATGCACCATCAG ATACTGAAAGTAAAGAAGATAGCAATGGTGCAACAGTTTCATGTGGTAAAAATCTGACAACTGAAGAAAACGTGAGGAAAGTTAAAGTTGGAAATGATG AATTGTCATTGGAAGAAAATTGGTTAAATAATGTCGTTAGTGGTGATGATCCTGATGGTGAATCTTTTGAAGCGCTGTTTTCCAAATTTGCTAGTATGAAAG aacgagCTGAAGGATTAACTGgagattcaagaaaaaaatatgcagaaGAG GTGGCTATTGCATTTTGGAAAGCAATGGGAGGAGATGAAGACGAAATTGAAGGTTTAGATGATTAG